The genome window GGCCCCCGGGAACGATCTGCAGACCGCCGGCGGCGACGCCGAGCGCATTGAGCAGCGCCATGGCGTCGGCTTTGGCGTCATAGGCGCCGGACTCGCGCGGCGGCGCCGACCAGTGGCGCCCGGCGCCCGCCAGTCCGCGCCGCACGCCCGCCGCCGCGAGGCGCTGGCCGGTCTCGGTCGCGTCGAGAAAAATCTGGCCGACTTCGAAGAGGTTCTGATCGCCGAGGCCCCGCGCGGCGTTGCGGCCGGCGGCGGCGACGAGGCCGGGCAGCAGGCTCGGCCGCATGTCGGAAAGATCGGCGGCGATCGGATTGGCGAGCGCCAGCGCCGGCTTGCCGCCGCCAAACGCCTCCGCCTGCGCCTTGGAGACGAAGGACCAGGTCACCGCCTCGACGAGGCCTTGGCCGGCGAGCGCGCGGCGGGCGTTGCGGGCGCGCTTCTGCATCATGGTCAGCACGGGCGGCGCGACGCCCTCGGCGCGCGGCAGCGGCGTCGAGGGCACATTGTCGACGCCGATCATGCGCACGACTTCCTCGACGATATCCGCCTTGACCTCGATGTCGGGACGCCAGGAGGGTACGGCGATGCGCGCGTCGGCGTCGCCGGCTTTCTCGACGGTAAAGCCGAGGCGCTGGAGGATGACCGTCGCCCGCGCGGGCTCGACGTCGATCCCCGCGAGGCGCTTGATCTCGCCCCACGGAAAATCGATGACGCGCGGCGCGCGTGGAACCGCTCCGGCGAGGGCGAGGTCCGACGGCTCGCCGCCGCAGAATTCCAGCACGAGCTGCGTCGCGAGTTCGATGCCGGGCAGCGCAAAGGCGGGGTCGACGCCGCGCTCGAAGCGATAGCGCGCGTCGGTGACGATGCCGAGCTTGCGGCCGGTGTGGGCGATATTCATCGGGTCCCAGAGCGCCGTTTCGATCAGCACGTCGGTTGTCGATTCATCGCAGCCCGACGCTTCGCCGCCCATGACGCCCGCGAGCGATTCAGGGCCATTGTCGTCGCAGATGACGACCATGCTCTCGTCGAGTTCGTATGTCCGACCGTCGAGCGCGAGCAGCGTTTCGCCTTCGCGCGCGCGGCGCACGACGAGATCGCCCTTCACCTTTTTCGCATCGAAGACGTGCAGCGGCCGCGCGCGATCGAAGGTCAGGAAATTGGTGATGTCGACCAGCGCATTGATCGGGCGAAGGCCGATCTCGCGCAGCCGCGCCTGCAGCCAGGCGGGGCTTTGTCCGTTCTTGACGCCGCGCACGAGCCGCAGGCCAAAGAAGGGCGCGAGATGCTTGTCATCTTCTTTAAAGTCGAGCGTCACGCTGACGGGGCAGGGGAACTTGCCTTCGACGGGCAGAATGTCTTTGTTCTTGAGGACGCCCAGCTCCGCCGCCGCAAGATCGCGCGCTATGCCATGGACGCCGGCGGCGTCGGGACGGTTGGGCGTCAGATTGATCTCGATGATCGGATCGTCGAGGCCCGCCCATAGCGCGTAAGAGGCGCCGACCGGCGCGTCTTCGGGCAGATCGATGATCCCCTCATGATCGTTGGAGAGTTCGAGTTCGGCCGCAGAGCACAGCATGCCGAGCGACTCGACGCCGCGGATGACGCCCTTGCCGAGCGTGATCTTCTTGCCGGGGATGTAGGTTCCCGGCGGCGAAAAGACGCTCTTCATGCCGGTGCGGGCGTTCGGCGCGCCGCAGACCACCTGCACGGGCGCGCCGGCGCCAGTATCGACCATGCAGACGCGCAAACGGTCGGCGTTTGGGTGCGGCTTCGCCTCGATCACGCGCGCGATGGTGAAGTCTTTGAGCTGCGCAGCGGGGTCGTGCACATGTTCGACCTCGAGGCCGATGCGCGTCAGCGTCTCGACGATCTCGCTGAGCGAGGCCGACGTGTCGAGATGTTCTTTAAGCCAGGAGAGGGTGAATTTCATTGGGTGCGGTTCTTGAAGATGAGATAGACGGCGAGCGTGCGGCGATCTTGAGAGGACAGATTCTTCAGTTCCGCGACGATGGATCGAGCTGATTGAACGAGCCGATCGCACTCGGACTTCCTGTATAAGCGTCCGCTTGGCAGATAGTCCGACCGAATCCTCTCGCTTTGAAGTTCTACGACGCGGTTTCCTATCGCCTTGAAGATTTGGTTATTGTTCAGGGGGGCGGCGCTGAACGCCAGTTTAAGTGACTTGTGGTCGAGGGCTCTATATACGCGCTCAAATTCCGGCGTCTTCTTTGAAGCGGCGCCCGAACCCAAAAGCTCTGATGCACATAGAGCGGTGATCGCGTGAAACACCGCATAATAGGCGGTGCTTACGGCGCGTCGTTCGACAGCGGCGCTCTTAATCTCGCGACTTCGGCGACTAAGCTCATCGGCCAGCCATAGCAGGCGTTCCACCATCGTCATGGCTAGTGCATTCCACGACTAACATCTTCGTCTTCTCCGTCGAAATCGTCCGCGCCCGGAAAGTCTTGATTGAGGAAAACGAATCTCTTGTCGCCCTGCTGTTGGAGGCGCTCGCGGATTTCGCCGACAGACTCATAGAGTTCGTCGACATTTTCGACCGGATGAGCCAAATGAACCGTGACGCGAATGATCTCTTCGCCGTCGAAGTCTTCCTCCACCTGCACATCCGCGCTGGAATAGCCGTCCTTGGCGAATCGCTGACTGAGCACGCCAGTGACGACTTCTGTTACCTGGGCCAAGTTCATCGTCGCATCTCCTACAAGCCGCTCAACCCGCCCGCGAGCGTCGGGAACTCGAGCGGCCTGAATCCATAATGCTCCAGCCAGCGCGTGTCGGCGTCGAAAAAGGCGCGCAGATCCGACATGCCATATTTCAGCATGGCCAGCCGGTCGACGCCGACGCCGAAGGCGAAGCCCTGATAGCGGTCCGGATCGATGCCGCAGTTCCTGAGCACATTGGGATGCACCATGCCGCAGCCCAAAATCTCCATCCAGTCCTCGCCCTCGCCGAAGCGGATCTCGCCGCCCTGGCGCCGGCACTGAACGTCCACCTCCATCGACGGTTCGGTGAAGGGGAAGAAGGACGGACGAAAGCGCAGCTTCACGCCCTTCACCTCGAAGAAGCTCCTTAAAAATTCTTCGAGCGTCCATTTGAGATGCCCAAGATGCGTGGTCTCGTCGATGACGAGCCCCTCGATCTGATGGAACATCGGCGTATGCGTCTGGTCGAAGTCGCAGCGATAGACCCGGCCCGGGCAGATGACGCGGATCGGCGGCTTCTGGGACAGCATCGTGCGTACCTGCACCGGGCTCGTATGGGTGCGCAGCAGCCGTTTCTCGCCAGTCTCCGCCGTCAGAAAGAACGTGTCCTGCATCTCCCGCGCCGGATGCCCCTCGGGGAAGTTGAGCTTGGTGAAATTATAGTCGTCGCTCTCGATGTCCGGCCCCTCGGCGACCGCGAAGCCCATGTCGGCGAAGATGATCGAGAGCTCGTCCGTGACCTGCGAAATCGGATGGATGCGCCCGCGCTCCAGCGGTCCCGCCGGCGCAGGCAGCGTCATATCGAGCGTCTCGGCCGTAAGGCGCATCGCCAAAGCCGCATCGGCAAGCTGCTCGCGTCGCGCGGCGATCGCCTCCGCCGCCTTGTCCTTCAGCGCATTGATCTTCGCGCCCTCGGTCTTGCGCTCCTCGGGCGACATCTTGCCCAGCGTCGCGAGCAGCGCCGAGATCGCGCCCTTCTTGCCGAGCGCGGCGAGGCGCACGGCTTCGAGCGCCGCCTCGTCGGCGGCCTCGTCGATCTGGCGCAGCGTGTCTTCTTCGAGTTTGGCGAGGTCGGTCATTTCGGTTTCGATTTTCGCGAAGGCCATCGAGTCCTCATCCTGAGGAGCCCGCGCCCGAGCCGGGCTTGCCCGACTTGGGGATGGGCGTCTCGAAGGACGAGGACGCGATGGGCGCGCGGCCTATGCCCTCGTGCTTCGAGACGGCTCCTGCGGAGCCTCCTCAGCATGAGGGCATAGGACAGCCGTTCACGCCGGGAATACTTGCGCCGCCTTCTGCCATGCGGGGGGCCGCCTGTCGAGAACGCTAGGGAACGGCGCGCGGGCGGTGGGTGAAGATCTGCGCCAGCGCCGAAGAGACGACGCGCGAATCGACGTCGTCGGCGCGGCTCGTCAGCACGATCGGAACGCGCGCGCCGAGCACCAGCCCCGCGGTGTCGGCGCCGCCGAGGAAGACGAGCTGCTTCGCCAAAATATTGCCCGCCTCGAGATCGGGCGCGACCAGAATGTCGGCGTCGCCGGCGACCTCGGACTCTATGTGCTTGGCGTCGGCCGCTTCGCGCGAGATGGCGTTGTCGAAGGCCAGCGGACCGTCGAGGTCGGCGCCGGCGATCTGGCCGCGGTCGGCCATCTTGCACAGCGCCGCCGCCTCGATGGTCGAAGGGATTTTCCCTTCGACCGTCTCCACCGCCGAAAGCAGCGCCACCTTGGGACGTTCGATGCCGATCGCATGGGCGAGATCGACCGCGTTGCGAACGATGTCGCGTTTAAAATCCAGCGTCGGCGCAATGTTGATCGCCGCGTCGGTGACGAGCAGCAATTTGTGATAATATGGCGCGTCGATCACGAAGACATGGCTGATCCGCCGGTCCGTGCGCAGTCCGGCGCCCTCGCGTATGACAGCGGTCATCACCTCGTCGGTGTGCAGCGCGCCTTTCATCAGCGCATGCAGCCGGCCGCGGCGCACGAGCTCCACCGCCTGATCGGCGGCGGCGTGGCTGTGCGGCGCGTCGACGATCTCGACGCCCTCCAGCGAGACGCCGCTCGTGCGGGCGGCCGCCTCGATCTTCGCCCGCGGTCCGATAAACGTCGGGACGATCAGCCCTTTGTCGCGCGCGGCGATCGCGCCTTCGACCGAGCGCGCGTCACAAGGATGGATGACGCCCATGCGGATGGGCGGCAGCGCCTGCGCCTGGCGCACCAGCGCATCGAGCAAGGCGCCGCGCGTGCGCGCTTGCGCCACCATGGACCAGGGCGGGCGCGACGTCGCCGTCGGTTCACAGCCAGCGCTCTGGCTCATACGGGCCTCCTTCGATCAGTTCGGCGGATCGCGGGCGATGCGATCGACGAAGAATTTCGTCGCGCGCGCCCAGGATTGATCATTATCGCCGCGAAAATCGAATCCCTGATGATAGATCAGCTCGCCCGTCGAGACGCGCGCGATTGAAACGCCCATGCTGAGGATCAGCGTGCTGACCTTATTGACGACGCCGGTTAGAACGAGATCGGCGCCCGCCTTGCGGGCCAGCGACGCTTCGCAGCCGTTGCAGGTGCGAATGTAGGTTTGTTTCAAGATCGCGTCGAGATCCGCCGCGATGGGGCCCCGGTCGACGATGTCATAGACGCGACGCGCGGCGAGTCCCGCTCCGATGTCGTCACGCGCCCGCGCCAGTCGTTTTGCATGTTCGGCGCTTTGGTCGACAGGCTCGTTTGACGTGTCGACCAGCTCGAAATCGAGAACGAGCAGGCGTTTGCGCGGCTCTTCGGCCAGCGCCGACGCGGCGCGCGACAGCGGGAGCGACAGGAGCAGGGCGAGTCTGAGCAGGCCGCGGCGGTCGATCATCGCGCTTTGGCTCCATATTTGTGGAGGTGCGCGCCATGGGCGGAGAGCCAGGCTTCGGCGTGATCCGTGTCGGCGCAGAGCCGCCGCGTCAGCTCCCAAAATCGCGGCGAATGGTCGAGATGCACGAGATGCGCGACCTCATGGGCGGCGAGGTAATCGAGGACGAAGGGCGGCGCCATGATCAGCCGCCAGGAAAAGTTCAGCGAGCCGGAGGCCGAACACGATCCCCATCGGCTGATCGGATCGCGCAGGCCGACGCCGCGGGGCGGCAGACTGAGCGCGGCGGTGTGGCGGGCGACGGCCTCTTCGAGGTCGCGCCGCGCCTCCCGCTTCAAATAATCCTGAACGCGGCGGTGCACATGTTCGGTCTGACCGGCGACGCACAGCGCGAAGGGAGCCTCGGCGTCGTCTCTTGGTTCGATCCAGGTGACGCCGCGGCGGTCCGGATGATGGGCGATCATATGATCGACGCCGCGAAGAGGCGCGACCGAACCATGCGCGAAGGGAATGGTTGCAGGCAGCCTGTCGAGACGCGAGGCGATCCAGGCGGCGTGACGCTGAGCGAAATCCCGCGCATCGCGCAGTGACGCCCGCTTCGGCATCGTCAACACCGCATCGCGCGCGGCGAAACGCACGCGCAAGGTGAATCGCCGCGCATTCTGCGACCGACGCAAAGCGACGAGAATTGTTTCGCCGGCGTGAACCAATGTGAGAATCGACGCGCCGCCATTTGGCGCCGGTCCCTCGCGCAGGAGTCGAAGCATAGCGCTCATGCTAGCGCAAACGCCATAGGAGTCGCGAGTTCCAAAATTGCGGCAGGATGAAAATATTTCCCTTGCGTTGCTTTTTTGCGCGCTCTGCGATGCGGGCGACTGTGCGCGCTACAGATGGCGTTCAAGCTCACGCGCGGCTTCGGCGGGGCGTCGCGCCACGTTGAACGGGCTTACAAAGCGGCCCTTTTTGTCCATCAGATAAACGACAGTGGTGTGGTCGACGGAATAGTCCTCGTCCTTGCCGGGCGCACGCTTAGAGAAGATGCGATATTCGCGCAGCACGGGATCGATCGACGCGCGCGGACCGGTGACGCCGATGATGCGCGGATCGAAATTGGAGAGATAGTCTTTGAGCGCCTCGGGCGTGTCCCGTTCCGGATCGACGGTGACGAACAGCGCGCCGACTTTCGTGTCCGGTCCCATCGCCCGCAAGATCTCCGACATCTCGAAGAGCGTCGTATGACAAATATCAGGACAATGCGTATAGCCGAAGAAGACGAGGAAGGGCCGGCCGAGAAAATCCTGCTCGGTCACCTGCTGCCCGGTATGCGCGGTGAGCTGAAAAGGTCCGCCGATGACTTCCGTCGACGTCGTGGGCTTGCCGCTGGTGAAGTAGACGAAGGCGCCGAATATGAGCGCGAAGACCGCGCCGACGCCGATCAGCAGCGGCCTCGAAATGCCTGGTCCGCTGGCGGATTGTGCGCCCTTTGCGCTGCGTTTCATTCCCTTTGCGCCACCCTTCGATCCGTTGGCCATCGTGCGTTTCCTGATTGTTGTCGTGTGCGGCGCGCGCCGCAGCGGGTCCGCTTGGCGAACCGCGAATAGGATCAGTCCGCGAAAACTATATGGGCGTCATTGCATAAGTCCACGTCGCCTGAATCCTTCGCGTCGTCGAACGCCCAACGCGCCTCAAAGCGGCAACCTCTGGCGCCGGTGATCGGAAACCGCGTGTGGCCTCCGGCGGCCAGCGGCTTATCGAGCTTGCCGACGATGGCTTCCGGGGTCTTGTCTTTGGCCGCCATGACGATCTCGAAGCTCTTGAGCGGCACGGGACGCTGGTTCTCCAGATCGACGGTTTGCGCCAGCTTCGCCGGCGCCGTTCGCGGCTTCGGCGCGCCGACCGCCGGCGCGACGCCGGCGGCGGCGATGACGCCGATCATCGCCAAGCGTAGCTTCATTGGACCCTCTCCCGGCGGGAACTTATCCCGCCCTTTTGCATTCGCCAAGCACTGTCGGCGCCTGTGCGGCGCCGAACGGGCGGATATGCGCGTCCCGCGCCGATGGTGTAGCTTCGCGCAATTGCGATTCCTGACTGTGAAAGCGCTTTAACCATGAGCGAAACTCCGAGCCCCGCTCCAGGCAAAATCCTCATCGGCGCAAGCGTAACGGACGGGAAACCGCGCGCTTACCGCTACCTTCTGCTCGCGCTTGGCAATCGCCATGGCTTGATCGCGGGCGCAACCGGCGGCGGCAAAACCGTTTCGCTGCAGCTGCTCGCCGAAGGCTTCTCGAACGCCGGAAGCTGCGTCTTTCTCGCCGACGTCAAAGGCGATCTCGCGGGACTGTCGCAGCCGGGCGAAGGCAAGTCGGCCTTCGTCGCGCGCGCCAGGGAGATTGGCGTCGCTTACGAGCCCGATCGGTTTCCCGTCGCCTTCTGGGACGTTTTTGGCGAACAGGGACACCCGGTTCGCGCTTCGATCTCGGAAATGGGGCCGCTGCTGCTGTCGCGCCTGCTCGATCTGAACGACACGCAAGAGGGCGTTCTCAACATCGTTTTCAAGGCGGCCGACGAGCAGGGCATGTTGCTGCTTGATTTGAAGGATCTGCGGGCGATGCTCGCGCATGTCGCCGAGAACGCCGCGGCCTACAAACAGAAATACGGGAATGTGGCGCCCGCGAGCGTCGGCGCCATTCAGCGCCAGCTGTTGGTGCTGGAGACGCAGGGCGGCGATCAGTTTTTTGGCGAGCCGGCGCTCGACATCATGGATTTCCTGCGTGCCGATCGCGACGGCCGCGGGGTCATCAACATCCTCGCCGCAGACAAGCTCATGCGCGCGCCGCGGCTCTATGCGACCTTCCTTCTTTGGATGCTTTCCGAACTGTTCGAAACCCTGCAGGAAGTCGGCGATCTCGAAAAGCCGAAGCTCGTCTTCTTCTTCGACGAGGCGCATCTTCTGTTCAACGACGCGCCGAAGGCGCTGCTGTCCGCGATCGAACAGGTCGTGCGTCTCATCCGCTCGAAAGGCGTCGGCGTCTATTTCATCACGCAAAATCCGCTCGACGTGCCGGATACGGTTCTGGGCCAGCTCGGCAATCGCATCCAACATGTGCTGCGCGCATTCACGCCCCGCGATCAGAAGGCGGTGCGCGCCGCCGCCGAGACGTTTCGCGACAATCGCGCCCTCGAGGAAGCCGAGGCGATCATGCAGCTTGGAGTCGGCGAAGCGCTGGTGTCCATGCTCGACGCCAAGGGAACGCCGGAAGTCGTCGAACGAACGCTGATCGCGCCGCCGTCCGCCCGCGTCGGACCGATATCGCCGCAGGAGCGGAAGGCCGTCATGGCCGCGAGCGCCTTCGGGGGAAAATACGACACGATGGTCGATCGCGAATCCGCTTTCGAAATGCTGCAGGCGCGCGCCGCCAAGGGCGAGGCCGAAAGCGGCGCAGGCGGCGGTCTGCTCGGCGCGCTCGGCGGCATATTGGGCGGCATTTTTGGCAAGGGCGACAAGAAGCGCATGTCGCCCGCGGAGCTTGCCGCGCGCGCCGCGATCCAATCGGCGGCGCGGTCCGCCGGGACGCAGATCGCGCGCCAAATTCTGCGCGGCGTGCTGGGCGGAATGTCGAAGTGAATTCGCGCCTCAAGATCGCGGGATCATAACGGGCAGGATCTTCGCCAAACTTGCGCGGCTAAACTTGCGCGGCCGAGCCTTTGAAACGCGCCATTCACATTGCTGAATCTTAATCCGTGCTTTAGCCTCCCTTCACGCAATTGTCATTTTCCAGCCCTCTAGGGGCGCCCTATAATGTCCCCCTGTCGCGGCCGGCGTTTCGTGGCCGCGCTTTGCGGACCCGCCATACTCAGGGGGTTCGTCAGGAGGGACTTATGGCGAATGCCTTGCCAATCGTCTCAGAAGACGGCCTAGCCCGCTATCTATCTGAAATCAGGCGGTTTCCAATGTTGGAGCCGCAGCAGGAATATATGCTTGCCAAGCGCTGGCGCGAACATGAAGACGCGAAAGCCGCGCAGGAGCTGATCACGTCGCATCTGCGACTCGTGGCGAAGATCGCCATGGGCTATCGCGGCTACGGCTTGCCGATCGGGGAAATCGTCTCCGAAGGCAATGTCGGCCTCATGCAGGCCGTCAAGCGCTTCGAGCCCGAGCGCGGCTTCCGCCTCGCGACCTATGCAATGTGGTGGATCCGCGCCTCGATCCAAGAGTATATTTTGCGCTCCTGGTCGCTCGTCAAAATGGGCACCACCGCGAGCCAGAAGAAGCTCTTCTTCAACCTTCGCAAGGCCAAGAGCCGCATCTCCGCTTTCGAAGAAGGCGACCTGAAGCCCGAGAACGTCGAAAAGATCGCGCATCGGCTTGGCGTGTCCAAGCAGGACGTCATCGACATGAATCGCCGCATGGGCGGCGACGCTTCGCTCAACACGCCGTTGCGCGAGGAGGGCGAAGGCGAATGGCAGGACTGGCTCGTCGACGACAGCGTCGATCAGGAGCATCTGCTTGTCGCCCACGAAGAAAGCGACAATCGCCTGAAGGCGCTGCGCGGTGCGCTTGACGTGCTCAATCCGCGCGAGCGGCGCATCTTCGAGGCGCGGCGACTGTCAGACGATCCTGTCACGCTCGAAACGCTCTCCGAGGAATTCGGTGTGTCGCGTGAACGCGTGCGCCAGATCGAGGTGCGCGCCTTCGAGAAGGTCCAGGCGGCGGTGCGCGACGGCGTCGCGCGGATCGAAGCGGCGCCCGCGGCGTAACGGCGCCGAATCCGAGGAATGATTGACGCGGCGCAGGAACGCGCCGCGTCTTCCCAGCCGGTCACGCCAGGTCGGTCTGCTCCTGCAAAAACGCGCCAACTCACCAGAGCTGGTTGCGCCTGCCCCAAGCCGTCGCTCGCTCTATATGGGTGAGACAGGGAGGCGCGCCAAAACAGCGATATGTCCCATTGGCTCATCGTCGGCGCCAGCCGCGGCATCGGACTTGAAACTGCGCGCCAGCTTTCGGCGCGAGGGGAGCGCGTGACCGCGAGCGTGCGCAGCGCGGCGGGGCTGGCGGCGCTGAAAGCGGCCGCGCCGCAGGCGGCGACCCTGCATTTCGACGTGCGCAATGAGGCCGAGATCGAGGCCGCCGCCGCGCGTGTCCGCGATCCGATCGACGTGCTGATCGCCAACGCCGGCGCCTATGGGCCGCAGCGCCAATCCTCGACCGACATGGATTTCGAAGGCGCGCTCGATCTGCTCTCGGTCAATACGCTCGGCCCGCTGCGCGTCGTCCAGGCCTTTCTGCCGCTGGTGAAGCGGAGCGCCCATCCCCGCATCGTGTTGATGACCAGCAGACTGGGCTCGATGTCGCTGGGCGGGACGGTCAATGTCGCCTACCGCGTCTCGAAAGTCGGGTTGAACAAGATCGCGCAATGTCTCGCCGACGATTTGAAGCCGGAAGGCGTCATCGTCGTCGCCCTCAGTCCGGGTCGGGTGCGCACCGACATGGGCGGGCCGAACGCCACGCTCGACGTGCGCGACAGCGTGGCGGGCGTCATTCACACCGCCGAGTCGCTGACGCTCGCCGATACGCGCCGCTACCTCGACTATCGCGGGGAGGAGCTTCCCTGGTGACGCGTTTGAAGATGCGCGCTGATTAGGTTCGCAAAACCAAGATTGCTGGATCGGCGCTGGATTCCCGGTCAGGCCGTCGGCCTGCCGGGAATGACGCCCAAGCGAACGGATTATCCGCAATCCGTTTGAGACTGCTGCTGCGGCCCGGCGCGCGCGACGGCGAGCGCGTCCCGCGCCTGGGTCTCGAGCTTCTCCGCGGTCTCTCTCTCCAACGCGCGTCGCGGCGTCGGCACGTCGAGCGTCGCGACGACGCGCGCCGGACGCGGCGATAAAAGGAATATCCTGTCCGCGAGCGCAATCGCTTCGGCGAGATCATGCGTCACGATCAGCGTGGTGATCCGCCGCTCGTCGATGAGTCTTGCGATCATCTCGCGCAGGTCTTTAGCAAGCGCCGCGTCGAGCGAGACCAGCGGCTCGTCGAGCAGCAGCAGGTCCGGCTTGACCGCGAGCGCGCGCGCCAGCGCGACGCGCCGGGCGAGCCCCAGCGAGAGTTCGCGCGGGAAATGCGACGCGTGTTCGGCGAGCCCGAGTTCGTCGAGAAGCGCGGCGATGTCGTCTTCGCGCGCATGCGGCGCGGCGATGCTTATATTATCGATGACGCTGCGCCAGGGCAGCAATCGCGGCTCCTGGAAAACCATGCCGAGCCGGCCGTGTTCGGGCAGGACGATCGCTCCGACATAGTCCTTGTCGAGTCCGGCGATGAGCCGCAGCAGAGTCGTCTTGCCGCAGCCGGACGGACCGACGACCGCGCCCGCCTTTCCGGCGGGCAGCGTCAGCTGCAAATCCTCCAGCGCGCGCAGCGGCCGTCGGCTCGCGGCATGATAATCCTTAGACGCGATCGAGACGTCGAGAGACGCCGCGCCGCCAGCGCGAGACGTGTCGTTCAAGAGGCTGCACCAGAAAGGTTTCGACGCCGAGCATCAGCGCGACGAAGGG of Methylocystis sp. SC2 contains these proteins:
- the pheS gene encoding phenylalanine--tRNA ligase subunit alpha; translated protein: MTDLAKLEEDTLRQIDEAADEAALEAVRLAALGKKGAISALLATLGKMSPEERKTEGAKINALKDKAAEAIAARREQLADAALAMRLTAETLDMTLPAPAGPLERGRIHPISQVTDELSIIFADMGFAVAEGPDIESDDYNFTKLNFPEGHPAREMQDTFFLTAETGEKRLLRTHTSPVQVRTMLSQKPPIRVICPGRVYRCDFDQTHTPMFHQIEGLVIDETTHLGHLKWTLEEFLRSFFEVKGVKLRFRPSFFPFTEPSMEVDVQCRRQGGEIRFGEGEDWMEILGCGMVHPNVLRNCGIDPDRYQGFAFGVGVDRLAMLKYGMSDLRAFFDADTRWLEHYGFRPLEFPTLAGGLSGL
- a CDS encoding SCO family protein yields the protein MKRSAKGAQSASGPGISRPLLIGVGAVFALIFGAFVYFTSGKPTTSTEVIGGPFQLTAHTGQQVTEQDFLGRPFLVFFGYTHCPDICHTTLFEMSEILRAMGPDTKVGALFVTVDPERDTPEALKDYLSNFDPRIIGVTGPRASIDPVLREYRIFSKRAPGKDEDYSVDHTTVVYLMDKKGRFVSPFNVARRPAEAARELERHL
- a CDS encoding helicase HerA-like domain-containing protein — protein: MSETPSPAPGKILIGASVTDGKPRAYRYLLLALGNRHGLIAGATGGGKTVSLQLLAEGFSNAGSCVFLADVKGDLAGLSQPGEGKSAFVARAREIGVAYEPDRFPVAFWDVFGEQGHPVRASISEMGPLLLSRLLDLNDTQEGVLNIVFKAADEQGMLLLDLKDLRAMLAHVAENAAAYKQKYGNVAPASVGAIQRQLLVLETQGGDQFFGEPALDIMDFLRADRDGRGVINILAADKLMRAPRLYATFLLWMLSELFETLQEVGDLEKPKLVFFFDEAHLLFNDAPKALLSAIEQVVRLIRSKGVGVYFITQNPLDVPDTVLGQLGNRIQHVLRAFTPRDQKAVRAAAETFRDNRALEEAEAIMQLGVGEALVSMLDAKGTPEVVERTLIAPPSARVGPISPQERKAVMAASAFGGKYDTMVDRESAFEMLQARAAKGEAESGAGGGLLGALGGILGGIFGKGDKKRMSPAELAARAAIQSAARSAGTQIARQILRGVLGGMSK
- a CDS encoding M48 family metallopeptidase; this translates as MLRLLREGPAPNGGASILTLVHAGETILVALRRSQNARRFTLRVRFAARDAVLTMPKRASLRDARDFAQRHAAWIASRLDRLPATIPFAHGSVAPLRGVDHMIAHHPDRRGVTWIEPRDDAEAPFALCVAGQTEHVHRRVQDYLKREARRDLEEAVARHTAALSLPPRGVGLRDPISRWGSCSASGSLNFSWRLIMAPPFVLDYLAAHEVAHLVHLDHSPRFWELTRRLCADTDHAEAWLSAHGAHLHKYGAKAR
- a CDS encoding HEPN domain-containing protein, giving the protein MTMVERLLWLADELSRRSREIKSAAVERRAVSTAYYAVFHAITALCASELLGSGAASKKTPEFERVYRALDHKSLKLAFSAAPLNNNQIFKAIGNRVVELQSERIRSDYLPSGRLYRKSECDRLVQSARSIVAELKNLSSQDRRTLAVYLIFKNRTQ
- a CDS encoding bifunctional enoyl-CoA hydratase/phosphate acetyltransferase, with translation MSQSAGCEPTATSRPPWSMVAQARTRGALLDALVRQAQALPPIRMGVIHPCDARSVEGAIAARDKGLIVPTFIGPRAKIEAAARTSGVSLEGVEIVDAPHSHAAADQAVELVRRGRLHALMKGALHTDEVMTAVIREGAGLRTDRRISHVFVIDAPYYHKLLLVTDAAINIAPTLDFKRDIVRNAVDLAHAIGIERPKVALLSAVETVEGKIPSTIEAAALCKMADRGQIAGADLDGPLAFDNAISREAADAKHIESEVAGDADILVAPDLEAGNILAKQLVFLGGADTAGLVLGARVPIVLTSRADDVDSRVVSSALAQIFTHRPRAVP
- the rpoH gene encoding RNA polymerase sigma factor RpoH, giving the protein MANALPIVSEDGLARYLSEIRRFPMLEPQQEYMLAKRWREHEDAKAAQELITSHLRLVAKIAMGYRGYGLPIGEIVSEGNVGLMQAVKRFEPERGFRLATYAMWWIRASIQEYILRSWSLVKMGTTASQKKLFFNLRKAKSRISAFEEGDLKPENVEKIAHRLGVSKQDVIDMNRRMGGDASLNTPLREEGEGEWQDWLVDDSVDQEHLLVAHEESDNRLKALRGALDVLNPRERRIFEARRLSDDPVTLETLSEEFGVSRERVRQIEVRAFEKVQAAVRDGVARIEAAPAA
- the pheT gene encoding phenylalanine--tRNA ligase subunit beta, with the translated sequence MKFTLSWLKEHLDTSASLSEIVETLTRIGLEVEHVHDPAAQLKDFTIARVIEAKPHPNADRLRVCMVDTGAGAPVQVVCGAPNARTGMKSVFSPPGTYIPGKKITLGKGVIRGVESLGMLCSAAELELSNDHEGIIDLPEDAPVGASYALWAGLDDPIIEINLTPNRPDAAGVHGIARDLAAAELGVLKNKDILPVEGKFPCPVSVTLDFKEDDKHLAPFFGLRLVRGVKNGQSPAWLQARLREIGLRPINALVDITNFLTFDRARPLHVFDAKKVKGDLVVRRAREGETLLALDGRTYELDESMVVICDDNGPESLAGVMGGEASGCDESTTDVLIETALWDPMNIAHTGRKLGIVTDARYRFERGVDPAFALPGIELATQLVLEFCGGEPSDLALAGAVPRAPRVIDFPWGEIKRLAGIDVEPARATVILQRLGFTVEKAGDADARIAVPSWRPDIEVKADIVEEVVRMIGVDNVPSTPLPRAEGVAPPVLTMMQKRARNARRALAGQGLVEAVTWSFVSKAQAEAFGGGKPALALANPIAADLSDMRPSLLPGLVAAAGRNAARGLGDQNLFEVGQIFLDATETGQRLAAAGVRRGLAGAGRHWSAPPRESGAYDAKADAMALLNALGVAAGGLQIVPGGPPWFHPGRSATLQFGPKTVVGHFGELHPRALKIMDVGGPVAAFEIILDALPAPKAKPTKIKPKLDISDLQPVSRDFAFIVDRAAPAGDLVKAAQGAERTLIADVAVFDVYEGKGVAEGKKSIGLAVTLQPREKTLTDAEIEAVAQKIVTEAEKKCGATLRG
- a CDS encoding DUF3280 domain-containing protein, whose product is MIDRRGLLRLALLLSLPLSRAASALAEEPRKRLLVLDFELVDTSNEPVDQSAEHAKRLARARDDIGAGLAARRVYDIVDRGPIAADLDAILKQTYIRTCNGCEASLARKAGADLVLTGVVNKVSTLILSMGVSIARVSTGELIYHQGFDFRGDNDQSWARATKFFVDRIARDPPN